In the genome of Girardinichthys multiradiatus isolate DD_20200921_A chromosome 7, DD_fGirMul_XY1, whole genome shotgun sequence, one region contains:
- the dnajb11 gene encoding dnaJ homolog subfamily B member 11 gives MAKKAINICSVCCLLLYITTAVLASRDFYKILGVSKTASIRDIKKAYRKLALQLHPDRNPDDPKAQDKFADLGAAYEVLSDEEKRKQYDTYGEDGLKEGHHSSHNDIFSSFFGDFGFMFGGNRQQQDRNIPRGNDIVLDLEVTLEEVYSGNFVEVVRNKPVAKEAPGKRKCNCRQEMKTTQLGPGRFQMTQEMVCDECPNVKLVNEERTLEVEIEQGVRDEMEYPFIGEGEPHIDGEPGDLRFRIKVLKHPVFERRGDDLYSNVTISLVEALVGFEMDIVHLDGHKVHIVRDKITKPGARMWKKGEGLPNFDNINIRGSLIITFDVEFPQTQLDDQQKDGIQSILKQESVQKVYNGLQGY, from the exons ATGGCTAAGAAGGCGATTAACATCTGCAGTGTGTGCTGCTTGCTTCTTTATATCACCACGGCAGTACTTGCCAG TCGAGATTTCTATAAGATCCTGGGGGTGAGTAAGACAGCATCCATCAGGGATATAAAGAAGGCCTATAGAAAGCTGGCTCTCCAGTTACATCCCGACAGGAACCCCGACGACCCCAAAGCACAAGACAAATTCGCAGACCTGGGAGCAGCTTACGAG GTCCTGTCAGATGAGGAGAAAAGGAAACAGTATGACACGTATGGAGAAGACGGACTCAAAGAAGGTCACCATAGTTCTCACAACGATATCTTCTCCAG CTTCTTTGGTGATTTTGGCTTCATGTTTGGAGGAAATCggcagcagcaggacaggaaCATCCCCAGAGGAAATGACATAGTCCTTGACCTTGAAGTCACACTGGAAGAGGTGTACTCTGGGAACTTTGTGGAG GTCGTGCGGAACAAACCTGTAGCCAAGGAGGCTCCCGGTAAAAGGAAGTGCAACTGCAGACAGGAGATGAAGACAACGCAACTTGGACCGGGTCGCTTCCAGATGACTCAGGAGATGGTGTGTGACGAGTGTCCCAACGTGAA GCTGGTGAATGAGGAGAGAACCTTGGAGGTGGAGATTGAACAGGGGGTGAGAGACGAGATGGAATACCCCTTCATTGGAGAAG GTGAACCTCACATTGATGGCGAGCCTGGGGATCTGCGATTCAGGATCAAAGTGCTAAA ACATCCAGTGTTTGAGCGCAGAGGAGACGACCTGTACAGCAACGTCACCATTTCTCTGGTTGAGGCACTGGTCGGCTTTGAGATGGACATTGTACATTTGGACGGTCACAAG GTCCACATAGTGAGAGACAAGATCACGAAACCCGGGGCTCGAATGTGGAAGAAAGGAGAGGGTCTGCCAAACTTTGACAACATTAATATCCGAGGTTCCCTCATTATCACCTTCGACGTGGAGTTTCCTCAGACACAACTGGATGATCAACAGAAAGATG GTATTCAGAGTATCCTGAAGCAGGAATCTGTACAGAAGGTTTACAATGGACTACAGGGATACTGA